From Prosthecobacter sp., the proteins below share one genomic window:
- a CDS encoding group 1 truncated hemoglobin: MALAAILVATAVQAAPDSEKSLYERLGGVFALAAVVNHFSDAIVENPIVGKTSKNPALREWHTKSLDRLPGLKFMRTLWVCEVTGGPFKFSATQPGKTHLGLEEAHRDLKISPEEFDEVAAELGRSLDFAKVPAREKGEVLAAFAAHKKEVTAGDKTK, encoded by the coding sequence ATGGCTCTCGCAGCCATTCTCGTCGCGACTGCGGTGCAAGCCGCACCAGACAGCGAGAAGAGCCTGTATGAACGGCTTGGCGGCGTCTTCGCCCTCGCCGCGGTCGTGAACCACTTTAGCGACGCGATTGTGGAGAACCCGATCGTGGGGAAGACTTCCAAGAATCCAGCCCTCAGGGAATGGCACACGAAGAGCCTGGACAGATTGCCGGGCCTCAAGTTCATGCGAACCCTGTGGGTCTGCGAGGTCACGGGCGGGCCGTTCAAGTTCTCGGCAACACAGCCGGGTAAAACTCATTTGGGCCTTGAGGAGGCACATCGTGACCTCAAGATCTCGCCAGAAGAATTCGACGAGGTGGCGGCCGAGCTGGGGCGCAGCCTTGACTTCGCCAAAGTGCCCGCGCGTGAGAAGGGCGAAGTCCTCGCGGCCTTCGCAGCGCATAAAAAAGAAGTCACAGCCGGTGACAAGACGAAGTGA
- a CDS encoding sigma-70 family RNA polymerase sigma factor, translating to MKMQTLPRNTTLPSGESITANTSPLHPDLGQAESPLPSDVVLMTAIQAGDTDALQTLFQRHQVMLRGIVRRIVSDDCSIQDVTQECLLELWRRSHHYSAAKGSPLAWLLTVARRRAIDHVRRSQAYGRACTRYEDETRALPVSLAPTASGEQTDLRHVLSAHLERLSEPQQRVIALAFLQGMSQREIAQATRSPLGTVKTRMELGLKKLRRSFGSRSFAHSYQEAA from the coding sequence ATGAAAATGCAGACCCTTCCCCGGAACACCACGCTGCCGTCAGGCGAGTCCATCACCGCCAATACCTCGCCCCTGCATCCTGATCTTGGTCAGGCTGAGTCACCCCTGCCCTCGGATGTCGTTCTCATGACCGCCATCCAGGCGGGTGACACCGACGCGCTGCAAACACTGTTCCAGCGTCACCAAGTCATGCTGAGGGGCATCGTCAGGCGCATCGTCAGTGATGATTGTTCCATCCAGGACGTCACGCAGGAGTGCCTGCTGGAGTTGTGGCGGCGTTCGCACCACTATTCAGCGGCAAAAGGCTCACCCTTGGCCTGGCTGCTCACGGTCGCCCGCCGCCGTGCCATTGATCACGTCCGCCGCTCGCAGGCGTATGGCAGGGCCTGCACCCGCTATGAGGACGAGACCAGGGCCCTTCCCGTCTCACTTGCTCCCACCGCATCAGGCGAGCAGACGGATCTGCGCCATGTCCTCAGCGCTCACCTCGAGCGGCTTTCCGAACCGCAGCAGCGCGTCATCGCGCTGGCCTTTCTCCAAGGCATGAGCCAGCGCGAGATCGCGCAGGCCACCCGCTCGCCGCTCGGCACGGTGAAAACACGCATGGAGCTGGGCTTGAAGAAGCTCCGCCGGTCATTCGGCAGCCGCAGTTTCGCGCACAGCTATCAGGAGGCGGCGTGA
- a CDS encoding helix-turn-helix domain-containing protein, with protein sequence MIFPFGQTLRARREQLGLTLRDVAHRTRIPAASLRCLETADFDGLGSPTYACSFLRTYSRWLGVDATESIEMLKHTLPVGHHGGVHGGEMPYGIWREKAPVPKPSYSASPLGAVAVLSIFMMGAYGFWMHQLGQEMAARAAPRPLPMVQAVTPPSFQGLSYRQPATSKWPQIRLSSR encoded by the coding sequence ATGATCTTTCCCTTTGGTCAAACCCTTCGAGCGCGGCGTGAGCAACTGGGTCTCACGCTGCGCGATGTGGCGCACCGGACGCGCATTCCTGCCGCTTCGCTCCGCTGCCTTGAAACCGCCGACTTCGACGGTCTCGGCAGCCCCACCTATGCCTGCAGTTTTTTGCGAACCTACAGCCGTTGGCTGGGGGTGGATGCCACTGAATCGATTGAGATGCTGAAGCACACCCTGCCCGTGGGGCACCACGGCGGCGTTCATGGCGGGGAGATGCCGTATGGCATCTGGCGGGAAAAAGCGCCGGTGCCCAAGCCGTCCTATTCAGCTTCACCGCTGGGTGCGGTGGCGGTCCTTTCGATTTTCATGATGGGTGCGTATGGCTTCTGGATGCATCAGCTCGGGCAAGAAATGGCGGCGAGAGCAGCACCCAGGCCCCTCCCCATGGTGCAGGCGGTCACCCCACCGTCTTTCCAGGGCTTGTCCTACCGGCAACCTGCCACCTCAAAATGGCCCCAGATTCGGCTAAGCAGCCGATGA
- a CDS encoding L,D-transpeptidase family protein, whose translation MIHPSLPCCSRLLATTSFLCLLLCSGCISLPPAPQARYGAPVDDVSHWDGDHLTGSPSVRISLSEQRAYLYKGDQLAGVSLISSGREGLGTVTGSYRILTKEREHRSSLFGAYMDANGEVMQRDVDTRKDPKPPGAIYQGADMPNWMRITGGTGMHAGFLPGYPASHGCIRMPGFMAEHFFHAVAVGTPVRIER comes from the coding sequence GTGATCCACCCTTCCCTGCCCTGTTGTTCCCGCCTGCTCGCCACCACGTCCTTCCTCTGCCTTCTGCTCTGCTCCGGCTGCATCTCCCTGCCACCCGCGCCGCAGGCCAGGTACGGGGCACCGGTGGATGATGTGTCGCATTGGGATGGCGATCACCTGACGGGCAGCCCGTCGGTGCGCATCAGCCTGTCAGAGCAGCGGGCGTATTTGTACAAAGGCGACCAGCTCGCCGGGGTGTCGCTCATTTCATCCGGCCGTGAAGGGCTGGGCACCGTGACGGGGAGCTATCGCATTCTCACCAAAGAGCGGGAGCACCGGTCTTCTCTGTTTGGTGCTTACATGGATGCCAACGGTGAGGTGATGCAGCGGGATGTGGACACCCGCAAAGATCCCAAGCCACCCGGCGCGATTTACCAGGGGGCTGACATGCCGAACTGGATGCGCATCACCGGCGGCACGGGCATGCACGCGGGCTTCCTGCCCGGCTATCCTGCCTCACATGGCTGCATCCGCATGCCCGGCTTCATGGCGGAGCACTTTTTCCACGCGGTGGCGGTGGGCACGCCGGTGCGCATCGAGCGGTGA
- a CDS encoding PRC-barrel domain-containing protein → MHRPLSSLLSIVSLVTCAASAQEPAALKPEPSSTMAKTSEIIGLTVKNKQDETLGKVDNIVLDLASGRVVAVIVSSGGFLGLGDELSAVPPAALRFTPDRSTLLLDASKERLGSAPHFKPAAWPDFAHTGYTGGVYRAYQVTPYFATAADNTARNARDRDTADTLTPIDQGSSKADTSITAQIRRDVTALNNISVNAQNVKIITLNGRVTLRGPVNTADERQLIGSIAERIVRAKNVDNQLEVKSATAASN, encoded by the coding sequence ATGCATCGCCCACTTTCATCCCTCCTCAGCATCGTCTCGCTCGTGACATGCGCCGCCTCAGCTCAAGAGCCCGCCGCACTCAAACCAGAGCCATCGAGCACTATGGCCAAGACCAGCGAGATCATCGGCCTGACGGTCAAAAACAAGCAGGACGAAACGCTCGGCAAGGTGGACAACATCGTGCTGGACCTGGCCTCGGGCCGCGTGGTGGCGGTCATTGTTTCCTCCGGCGGCTTTCTCGGCCTGGGAGATGAACTCAGCGCCGTGCCGCCCGCCGCGCTGCGCTTCACGCCCGACCGCAGCACCCTTCTGCTCGACGCCTCCAAGGAACGGCTGGGCAGCGCGCCGCATTTCAAGCCCGCCGCCTGGCCGGACTTCGCCCACACCGGCTACACCGGCGGCGTTTACCGCGCCTACCAGGTGACCCCATACTTCGCCACCGCCGCAGACAACACCGCGCGCAATGCACGCGACCGCGACACGGCGGACACGCTCACGCCGATCGACCAGGGCAGCAGCAAGGCGGACACCTCCATCACAGCGCAGATCCGCCGGGATGTGACCGCGCTGAACAACATCTCGGTGAACGCCCAGAACGTGAAGATCATCACCCTGAACGGCCGCGTCACCTTGCGCGGGCCGGTCAACACCGCCGATGAGCGGCAGCTCATCGGCTCCATCGCCGAGCGGATCGTGCGCGCCAAGAACGTGGACAACCAACTGGAAGTGAAATCCGCCACCGCCGCCAGCAACTGA
- a CDS encoding RsbRD N-terminal domain-containing protein, which yields MTSEADPNSINGGLADHLCTHKEAILTEWRKRVRDDTAIVVTKSLNTTALTNHLPEIFDDLIATLRRYGSETVAEQTTKDAEEHGATRRQQGYELPEMLRELMHLRAILIYHLRQFEDLHPDFGLASRLFVSTTLHRFVDEMAIHATEEYLWSQMCLQDQILRGAHHT from the coding sequence ATGACATCCGAAGCCGATCCCAACAGCATCAACGGCGGTCTTGCCGACCATCTCTGCACGCACAAGGAGGCGATCCTCACCGAGTGGCGGAAGCGTGTGCGCGACGACACGGCGATCGTTGTGACGAAGTCCTTGAACACGACCGCTCTCACGAACCACCTGCCCGAAATTTTTGATGACCTGATCGCCACGCTACGCCGCTACGGCAGCGAGACCGTGGCCGAGCAGACCACCAAAGACGCCGAGGAACACGGTGCCACGCGGCGGCAGCAGGGCTATGAGCTCCCTGAGATGCTGCGTGAACTCATGCACCTTCGCGCCATTCTCATCTACCACCTGCGTCAATTTGAGGATCTGCATCCCGATTTCGGCCTGGCCTCAAGGCTGTTCGTTTCCACCACCCTGCACCGCTTCGTCGATGAGATGGCGATCCATGCCACCGAGGAATACCTCTGGTCGCAGATGTGCCTGCAAGACCAGATCCTCAGGGGCGCGCACCACACGTAA
- a CDS encoding DUF4142 domain-containing protein encodes MKANTITRFSTTTLALCGLFLLGSHSQAAEKDTLNSADVKFVKHEAAAGMAVVKLAGLSAQKASRADVKAFAEMLVTEHTKANEELTKLASTKGVELSAVIDPKHAETFQKLEKTESADFDKAFLAEMTSGHKKCVSNFEDAAKDSKDSDLKMWAEKMLPTLKTHLEQAKELASK; translated from the coding sequence ATGAAAGCCAACACCATCACCCGCTTCTCCACCACCACGCTCGCCTTGTGCGGCCTGTTCCTGCTCGGCTCCCACAGCCAGGCGGCCGAGAAAGACACCCTGAACTCCGCCGATGTGAAATTCGTCAAGCATGAAGCCGCCGCTGGCATGGCTGTCGTCAAACTGGCCGGACTCAGTGCGCAGAAAGCCAGTCGGGCCGACGTCAAGGCCTTCGCCGAGATGCTCGTCACCGAGCATACCAAGGCCAACGAGGAGCTGACCAAACTGGCGTCCACCAAGGGCGTGGAACTCTCCGCCGTCATCGACCCCAAGCATGCCGAGACCTTCCAGAAGCTGGAAAAGACCGAAAGCGCTGACTTCGACAAAGCATTCCTCGCTGAAATGACCAGCGGTCACAAAAAGTGCGTCAGCAACTTTGAAGACGCCGCCAAGGACTCCAAGGACAGCGATCTGAAAATGTGGGCGGAGAAGATGCTCCCCACGCTCAAAACCCATCTCGAACAGGCCAAGGAACTCGCTTCCAAGTAA
- a CDS encoding DUF2383 domain-containing protein, whose amino-acid sequence MTATDQTIDTCNALLRDEITAVETYTQAIEKFDSDATDAVLESIRNDHRVNAFELHKLVSDSGAEPSGSSGAWGGFVQALENATTLLGESPALKALQAGEENGISQYENALANADVSEAAKMLIKRTLLPSLSGHLIELQQRRDRAA is encoded by the coding sequence ATGACCGCCACAGACCAGACCATCGACACCTGCAACGCGCTGCTGCGCGATGAAATCACCGCCGTCGAGACTTACACCCAGGCGATCGAAAAATTCGACTCCGACGCCACCGACGCTGTGCTGGAGAGCATCCGTAATGATCATCGGGTCAATGCCTTCGAGCTGCACAAGCTCGTGTCTGACAGCGGCGCGGAACCTTCCGGCAGCTCCGGCGCATGGGGCGGTTTTGTTCAGGCGCTGGAGAATGCGACCACACTCCTCGGCGAATCTCCGGCCTTGAAAGCTCTGCAAGCCGGCGAGGAGAACGGCATCAGCCAGTATGAAAACGCGCTTGCCAACGCGGACGTCTCCGAGGCGGCCAAAATGCTGATCAAACGCACCTTGCTCCCCTCGCTCTCAGGCCACCTGATCGAACTGCAGCAGCGCCGGGATCGTGCTGCATAA
- a CDS encoding phospholipase D-like domain-containing protein: protein MWPVILITIVITIVLTIVFLNLRTGEKQIRYAVQHEFTVTDPQFLRSMGQLLGPAILPGNRIRALHNGDQIFPAMLAAIRGARQTITLETYIYWSGEIGGKFSDALSERARSGVKVHVMLDWAGCSRIKAKYLEEMKAAGVEVERYHPIHWHTLARINNRTHRKLLVVDGLMGFAGGIGIADQWTGHAESKDHWRDSHFQLEGPAVAQMQAAFTDNWIKTRARVLFGPEYFPELSPVGDSLAQVFKSSRGEGSESVRLMYLLSIASAARSIRLQAAYFVPDDLTIATFISARRRGVKIEIILPGLHTDEHWVQHASHHLWNDLLDAGIEIYEYQPTMYHCKVFIVDEIWVSVGSTNFDDRSFRLNDEVNLNIYDAAFAAEQVQIFEQDLGKSRRVTRAEFKNRSATGKICDRLALTLRRQL from the coding sequence ATGTGGCCGGTCATTCTTATCACCATCGTGATCACGATTGTGCTCACGATCGTGTTTCTCAATCTGCGCACGGGCGAGAAACAGATCCGCTATGCGGTTCAGCATGAATTCACGGTGACGGACCCGCAGTTCCTCCGCAGCATGGGTCAGTTGCTTGGGCCGGCCATCCTGCCCGGCAACCGCATCAGGGCCCTGCACAATGGCGATCAAATTTTCCCCGCGATGCTGGCCGCCATTCGCGGCGCCCGGCAAACCATCACCCTTGAAACCTACATCTACTGGTCGGGTGAGATTGGCGGGAAGTTTTCCGACGCCTTGAGCGAACGCGCCCGCTCCGGTGTGAAAGTCCATGTGATGCTCGATTGGGCAGGCTGCAGCCGAATCAAAGCGAAATACCTGGAGGAAATGAAAGCCGCCGGAGTCGAGGTGGAGCGTTATCATCCGATCCACTGGCATACGCTGGCACGCATCAACAACCGCACGCACCGCAAACTGCTCGTGGTGGACGGCCTGATGGGCTTCGCCGGCGGCATCGGCATCGCCGACCAGTGGACGGGCCACGCCGAATCCAAAGACCACTGGCGTGATTCCCACTTCCAACTCGAAGGCCCGGCGGTGGCACAGATGCAGGCCGCTTTCACCGACAACTGGATCAAGACCCGTGCCAGGGTGCTGTTTGGCCCTGAATACTTTCCTGAGCTGTCACCTGTGGGCGACAGCCTCGCGCAGGTCTTCAAAAGCTCGCGCGGGGAAGGCAGCGAAAGTGTGCGCCTGATGTATCTGCTTTCCATTGCCTCGGCGGCGCGCAGCATCCGCCTCCAGGCCGCTTATTTTGTGCCGGATGACCTGACCATCGCGACGTTCATCAGCGCGCGCCGCCGCGGCGTGAAGATTGAGATCATCCTGCCTGGTCTGCATACCGACGAGCACTGGGTGCAGCACGCCTCCCACCATCTATGGAACGACCTGCTGGATGCCGGGATCGAGATCTATGAATACCAGCCCACCATGTATCACTGCAAGGTCTTCATCGTGGATGAGATCTGGGTTTCCGTTGGCTCCACCAATTTCGATGACCGTTCCTTCCGGCTGAACGACGAGGTGAACCTGAACATCTACGATGCCGCCTTTGCCGCTGAGCAGGTCCAGATCTTCGAGCAGGACCTCGGCAAATCACGCCGGGTGACCCGTGCGGAGTTCAAGAACCGTTCCGCCACAGGAAAAATCTGCGACCGGCTCGCACTCACGCTGCGACGTCAGTTGTGA
- a CDS encoding L,D-transpeptidase family protein, with the protein MKTHTFNIMATVSLLALVNSFTLAGEPEKKDAVPRTKAEMEAATRLQIFLDRAEFAPGKIDGHYGQFTVKALALFRQSRGEKAAPPPEKPDTAPDVSGIDLSSVDPLFLAYTVTEADLKNLGNVPDEVPAQAKLKMLTYQTAAEAIAEKFHTDVDFLTELNPGKTKEIQAGDTLSVPNVEPFDLTTVKDLKPGGELAANDLDDEAEAKDEPTETKTAVKIDTQTSMLTVHEEGKLIAAYPVTIGSEQTESPLGDWKVRGVAKMPNFRHDKAMLNKGERSDEFHILPPGPNNPAGVIWIALNKKGMGLHGTSDPDSIGRSASHGCVRLANWDVTRLAGKIKAGVPVAIH; encoded by the coding sequence ATGAAAACCCACACATTCAACATCATGGCGACAGTCTCCCTGCTCGCCCTCGTCAACAGCTTCACCCTGGCCGGAGAGCCGGAGAAAAAGGACGCCGTCCCGCGCACCAAGGCAGAGATGGAGGCTGCCACGCGTCTCCAGATTTTTCTCGACCGCGCGGAGTTCGCCCCGGGCAAGATCGACGGCCACTACGGTCAGTTCACCGTGAAGGCACTGGCGTTGTTCCGCCAGTCACGTGGAGAGAAAGCGGCACCACCTCCAGAAAAGCCTGACACAGCACCTGATGTGAGTGGAATCGACCTCAGCAGTGTAGATCCGCTCTTTCTGGCCTACACGGTGACTGAGGCCGACCTGAAAAACCTCGGGAACGTGCCGGATGAGGTGCCAGCACAGGCAAAGCTCAAGATGCTGACCTATCAAACCGCCGCTGAGGCCATCGCGGAGAAATTTCACACCGATGTGGATTTCCTGACGGAGCTCAATCCTGGCAAAACCAAGGAGATCCAAGCTGGTGACACACTCAGCGTGCCCAATGTCGAACCCTTTGATCTCACCACGGTGAAGGATTTGAAACCCGGCGGCGAACTAGCGGCCAATGATCTCGACGATGAGGCCGAAGCCAAGGATGAGCCCACGGAGACCAAGACCGCGGTAAAAATCGACACGCAGACCAGCATGTTGACGGTGCATGAGGAAGGGAAGCTCATCGCCGCCTATCCCGTGACGATCGGGTCTGAGCAGACCGAGTCACCTTTGGGCGACTGGAAAGTACGCGGTGTCGCGAAGATGCCGAATTTCCGCCATGACAAGGCGATGCTGAACAAAGGCGAGCGCAGCGATGAGTTTCACATTCTCCCGCCCGGTCCGAACAATCCGGCGGGTGTCATCTGGATCGCGCTGAACAAGAAAGGCATGGGCCTGCATGGCACCAGTGACCCCGACAGCATCGGCCGCTCCGCCAGTCACGGCTGTGTGCGGCTGGCAAACTGGGACGTGACCAGGCTCGCAGGCAAAATCAAAGCTGGTGTGCCGGTGGCAATTCACTAA
- a CDS encoding AI-2E family transporter, with product MENNAPPPPSSQAADEEIPPQQVELHIPWITFVKVAAALLAAYAVYVLWSLLLLVFLALFLAVTLHAFVDWLDARGMKHWGSLLIVIGGLLTVLGIGIALIIPALIEQADAFSKNLPQLHEDALNQLPVGSGIRESIQSLLDSVSWSEASTWFGHFVSAGGIALSGISQITLLLVIAIYLLIDGHKTYDWLLAFFSPLKRAKLRLTASEVSQVIFGYVAGQVITSLLVMVCSFAVLSLLHVPGALMLAILAGVFDILPILGFFIATAPAFLLALSVSPQTAFIVLGLYMLLQLIENYLIVPMIYGKNLRVSTLTVLLGLLAGALLAGIPGALAALPIIASYAAIERIWLKPFLRDGVSEKHELQKDLHFGEKD from the coding sequence ATGGAGAACAACGCACCACCACCACCCAGCAGCCAGGCAGCGGATGAAGAAATCCCACCGCAGCAGGTGGAACTGCACATTCCCTGGATCACCTTCGTCAAGGTGGCCGCCGCCTTGCTGGCCGCCTATGCCGTGTATGTGCTGTGGTCGCTGCTGCTGCTCGTTTTCCTGGCCCTGTTTCTGGCGGTGACTCTGCACGCCTTTGTGGACTGGCTGGATGCCAGGGGCATGAAGCACTGGGGCAGCCTGCTGATCGTGATCGGCGGACTCCTGACGGTGCTTGGCATCGGCATCGCGCTCATCATTCCCGCGTTGATCGAGCAGGCGGATGCCTTCAGCAAAAATCTCCCGCAACTGCACGAGGATGCGCTCAACCAGCTTCCCGTGGGCAGCGGCATTCGTGAGAGCATCCAGAGTCTGCTGGACAGCGTGAGCTGGTCAGAGGCGAGCACTTGGTTTGGCCATTTCGTGTCCGCAGGCGGCATTGCTCTCAGCGGGATCTCGCAGATCACACTGCTGCTCGTGATCGCCATTTATCTGCTCATCGATGGGCACAAGACCTATGACTGGCTGCTGGCCTTCTTCTCACCGTTGAAGCGTGCGAAGCTCCGCCTCACGGCCAGCGAAGTCTCCCAGGTGATTTTTGGTTATGTCGCCGGGCAGGTCATCACCTCATTGCTGGTGATGGTGTGTTCCTTTGCCGTGCTCAGCCTGCTGCATGTGCCTGGAGCGCTGATGCTTGCGATCCTGGCGGGTGTTTTCGACATCCTGCCCATCCTCGGCTTCTTCATCGCCACGGCACCCGCCTTCCTGCTGGCGCTGAGTGTGTCGCCACAGACGGCTTTCATCGTCCTGGGGCTCTACATGCTGCTTCAACTGATCGAGAACTACCTCATCGTGCCCATGATCTATGGGAAGAACCTGCGTGTTTCCACACTCACCGTGCTGCTCGGCCTGCTGGCCGGCGCGTTGCTCGCGGGCATTCCTGGAGCACTCGCGGCGCTGCCAATCATCGCCTCCTACGCCGCGATCGAGCGCATCTGGCTGAAGCCTTTCCTGCGCGATGGTGTCTCCGAAAAGCATGAACTGCAAAAGGACCTGCATTTCGGCGAGAAGGACTGA